The following proteins come from a genomic window of Henningerozyma blattae CBS 6284 chromosome 4, complete genome:
- the TBLA0D05710 gene encoding uncharacterized protein (similar to Saccharomyces cerevisiae RHO4 (YKR055W); ancestral locus Anc_1.215): MNGQEIEKCKTCGGNVPQYHRRLHDLYPCGDFIVNQEVKNDSKGQVAHQLVSLPSAFTRELTQVESYCAMKGQNKLYDDHVKILIVGDEGVGKTTLLTSYVEKKFPERELPTCSEHFSTVVESRNKRKIELSLWDISAHEGAQRLRPISYSNSDVALVCYSMDNPKSLYNAERLWVQEINHFCADTPIILVGLKLDLIKSSKRNSNSHNREKSLQRMSNKELNQICNRLNIFAHMECSAKTLENVDNVISFAINTTVDYKPKLASKSIFRRKSGKKENANVTTTLHKNASNEEINQDKEDSERLTSNSIITKSEESLLNEELKRKDIKYSKSKLGIKRKNRNSLIDQDILQNYEPHMNPYNREKKSDSNERSNGNKCVIS, encoded by the coding sequence ATGAATGGTCAAGAAATAGAGAAATGCAAAACTTGTGGGGGCAACGTACCTCAATATCATCGTAGACTGCATGATCTTTATCCCTGTGGCGACTTTATAGTAAATCAAGAAGTTAAGAATGATTCAAAGGGTCAAGTAGCTCATCAGTTAGTTTCTTTACCGTCTGCATTTACTAGAGAACTGACACAAGTAGAAAGTTATTGTGCGATGAAAGGTcagaataaattatatgatGATCACgtaaagatattaatagtAGGAGATGAAGGCGTTGGAAAGACGACTCTATTGACCAGTTAtgtggaaaaaaaatttcctGAAAGAGAACTGCCTACTTGTAGTGAACATTTTTCCACTGTTGTAGAGAgtagaaataaaagaaaaattgaactATCTTTGTGGGATATATCAGCACATGAAGGAGCTCAACGGTTAAGACCGATTTCATACTCTAATTCTGATGTGGCCCTAGTTTGCTATTCTATGGATAATCCAAAAAGTCTGTATAATGCAGAGAGGTTGTGGGTACAAGagataaatcatttttgTGCAGACACTCCAATCATTCTAGTAGGTTTGAAGCTTGACTTGATTAAGAGTTCCAAAAGAAATAGTAATTCACATAACAGGGAAAAATCCCTTCAAAGAATGTccaataaagaattaaatcaaatatgtAATAGACTAAACATTTTTGCTCATATGGAATGCTCGGCCAAGACTTTGGAGAATGTAGATAATGTAATTAGCTTTGCAATAAACACCACTGTAGATTACAAACCCAAGCTTGCCTCCAAAAGTATATTTCGAAGGAAAAGTGgtaaaaaggaaaatgCTAATGTTACCACAACTCTTCATAAAAACGCTTCTAACGAAGAAATAAATCAGGATAAAGAAGATTCGGAAAGACTTACTTCAAATTCTATCATAACAAAGAGTGAAGAGTCTTTACTAAATGAAGAgttgaaaagaaaagatattaaatatagtAAATCCAAGTTAGGaataaaaaggaaaaatagAAACAGTTTAATAGACCAAGATATTCTACAGAATTATGAGCCCCATATGAATCCTTATAAcagggaaaaaaaaagtgacAGCAATGAAAGGTctaatggtaataaatGTGTTATATCTTAA
- the TRM2 gene encoding tRNA (uracil(54)-C(5))-methyltransferase (similar to Saccharomyces cerevisiae TRM2 (YKR056W); ancestral locus Anc_1.214), with protein sequence MLTFSHGLTRFINHNIVYRPSISRLLKLKFKRQIFVLSKMSVTNKNAEIAKRPLPTETNPVVETPITKKAKKIKTKKYKAKKVDPTSPLGVFQFEIAELLKEQGIKEADTINDITAILNDASSDGQVKEAYHRKVNDVKVLKLTSSGDGLAIIDNPVESDKKQVVIIPFGLPGDIVHIRVFKTHPNYVESDLLDVNAKSDIRRDDLINCKYFGKCSGSQYQNLTYETQLKLKQDTVSNAYKFFAPRLIEKKILPEVGTTIGSPLQYEYRTKLTPHFDIPRRIKKAGELKERPPLGFGQKGRPTWRKETLHEGGNASTLDIEEYTIGTSIINKGLKNERRKFEKEFNTYKKGATILLRENTIVMDKDSTEEQIKERLKNEEGSRDKDGNISYEVHMSNDGDKKLIKTCVTQPRQIVNEYVNGYSFQFSAGEFFQNNNSILPIVTKYVRDNLQLPEGEHNYLVDAYCGSGLFSICSSEGVDKVVGVEISADSVKFARINSELNKIANCKFIVGKAEKLFEEIDLPNDRTSVILDPPRKGCDELFLKQLSEFNPAKIVYISCNVHSQARDLEYFLLNTLNGKNYKIESLRGFDFFPQTHHVESVCVLSRV encoded by the coding sequence ATGCTGACTTTTAGCCATGGGTTAACTAGATTTATAAATCATAATATCGTATATCGACCAAGCATTAGCAgacttttaaaattaaaattcaaacgtcagatatttgttttatcGAAAATGAGTGTCACCAATAAGAATGCTGAAATAGCCAAGAGACCTTTACCCACTGAAACTAATCCTGTTGTCGAAACGCCCATTACGAAGAAGGCTAAAAAGATTAAGACCAAGAAGTATAAAGCCAAGAAAGTAGATCCAACTTCACCATTAGGtgtttttcaatttgaaattgCAGAACTTCTAAAAGAGCAAGGCATAAAAGAGGCAGATactattaatgatattacggctattttaaatgatgcATCATCAGATGGACAAGTTAAGGAGGCATATCATCGCAAAGTTAACGATGTGAAAGTCCTGAAACTAACTTCAAGCGGAGATGGATTAGCTATCATAGATAATCCAGTTGAATCTGATAAAAAACAAGTTGTGATCATTCCTTTTGGATTGCCAGGTGATATAGTTCATATTAGAGTCTTTAAAACTCATCCAAATTATGTCGAAAGTGATTTATTAGATGTTAACGCCAAATCTGATATCAGAAGAGATGATCtaattaattgtaaatatttcgGTAAATGCTCCGGTAgtcaatatcaaaatttaacaTATGAAACccaattaaaattgaaacaagATACTGTGTCTAATGCCTACAAATTTTTTGCTCCAAGATTAATCgaaaaaaagattttacCTGAAGTTGGCACTACAATTGGATCACCCTTACAGTATGAATATAGAACTAAATTGACTCCTCATTTCGATATCccaagaagaattaaaaaagctGGCGAGTTAAAAGAAAGACCACCTTTGGGATTTGGACAAAAGGGTAGACCTACATGGAGAAAAGAAACCTTACACGAAGGTGGTAATGCATCTACTTtagatattgaagaatataCTATTGGTACATCTATAATCAATAAAGggttgaaaaatgaaagacgtaaatttgaaaaagaattcaaCACTTATAAGAAAGGTGCCACCATCTTATTAAGAGAGAATACTATTGTTATGGATAAAGATTCTACAGAAGAACAAATTAAAGAGcgattgaaaaatgaagaagGCTCTAGAGATAAAGATGGAAATATTTCTTATGAAGTACATATGAGTAATGATGGCgacaaaaaattaattaagaCATGTGTTACGCAACCTAGACAAATTGTTAATGAATATGTTAATGGTTATAGCTTCCAATTTAGTGCTGGtgaatttttccaaaataataatagtatctTACCTATAGTTACTAAATATGTTCGTGATAATTTACAACTTCCGGAAGGTGAACATAATTATTTAGTGGATGCTTATTGTGGTTCTGGACTATTTAGTATTTGCAGTTCTGAAGGTGTGGATAAAGTTGTTGGTGTAGAAATTAGTGCTGACAGTGTTAAATTTGCTCGTATCAATTCTGAGTTGAATAAAATTGCGAATTGTAAGTTTATTGTAGGTAAAGcggaaaaattatttgaagaaattgatttacCTAATGATCGTACCTCTGTAATTTTAGATCCTCCAAGAAAGGGATGTGacgaattatttttaaaacaattatcCGAATTCAATCCTGCCAAGATCGTCTATATATCATGTAACGTTCATTCACAAGCTCGtgatttggaatatttccttttaaatactttaaatGGTAAGAATTATAAGATTGAAAGTTTAAGAGGGTTTGATTTTTTCCCACAAACACATCATGTGGAGAGTGTTTGTGTATTGAGTAgagtataa
- the TBLA0D05730 gene encoding 40S ribosomal protein eS21 (similar to Saccharomyces cerevisiae RPS21B (YJL136C) and RPS21A (YKR057W); ancestral locus Anc_1.213) produces MENDKGQLVELYVPRKCSATNTIIKSKDHASVQINIAKVDEEGKAIPGEYITYALSGNVRARGEADDALNRLAQNDGLLKNVWSYSR; encoded by the exons ATGGAAAACGATAAAGGTCAATTA GTCGAATTATACGTTCCAAGAAAGTGTTCTGCCACCAACACTATCATCAAGTCTAAGGACCATGCCTCTGTCCAAATCAACATTGCCAAGGTTGATGAAGAAGGTAAGGCCATTCCAGGTGAATACATCACTTACGCTTTATCTGGTAATGTCAGAGCTAGAGGTGAAGCTGATGATGCTTTAAACCGTTTGGCTCAAAACGACGGTTTATTAAAGAACGTCTGGTCTTACTCCCGTTAA
- the TBLA0D05740 gene encoding glycosyltransferase family 8 protein (similar to Saccharomyces cerevisiae GLG2 (YJL137C) and GLG1 (YKR058W); ancestral locus Anc_1.212), with protein MSDNKKAIVSLLYSADYLPGVFTLGYQLNFLLNQCHPDFKRQVTLVLMVTKSVYENDLSQYTRDILDSLYTQIIKIDPLKFQDYAMVKNAQNLNLINRPELSYALIKIKIWNLIQFDSVIYMDADTLPLTADFFSIFNFTQNQNEWEIAASPDIGWPDMFNSGIFALKPNLKVSQELSIFAFHNTSIDGADQGILNQFFNPICKSSKGNSNPQTNWINIPFLYNMTIPNSGYQYTPALNYFENDIKLVHFIGSNKPWKNWSPQSNSNDNKFIKTWNDIYYDFQLSKGLIKNLQNLNIQTYISPNDIPATEIFNPNINYTEQFESVSSSMVPQQTTLPSNNNSDIFQQQQQPQPSQNNYPTKPVIEIKIETPMTSVPEITDEEIERNNYGDSLYSFVKSVYQENNYNPDASVKRYWGQENNTLANPKLSLFSSHPFDSSWKAPLENHHIEEEQLQPQPQHNKPSNSNVPYGVLPTPNELASALDHEQLNEVSKRHIFSWETTDYLSNVERYFPDSNDFTETQDQYSPQLQKKEPRPWEPKSIDKPTRVFPGDEKFINPEKIPNEMIKSNANLEAQNLRKDSIAGFRESAPPPHLLGEKANDKEEEEEDNSHFEETVSAPKNVFYPHGNPKNKKTPKKGKKVVIVENKLQDDNSVISSLPLKHHSHTRQLSSRLPLKKKHSIKESSSALSRSLERQAQETSKKQIQEPTSKKQVHEHSSKKQSPSPSSKPNKESSPPSTKELPHPHHHHNHHHGNHSKHHKPQKAHIDKNDKENISAIPSKKTSNDDIEEKKPEVSHNDSPVQNSKHKHHHNHKYTKASEKPHDHAKDHADGLTKEAVDDNDKHKNEHHKTKHHHKHGKRHGKQHSVENEKKQAVNTHTRKKSIILERVDKQLHTPIPSKKCLNELDLNQWDDNRIHKTSSKVDAKKERIPTVVGFENTEYLSKVTRVFPDSDD; from the coding sequence ATGTCTGACAATAAGAAGGCTATTGTTTCTCTATTGTATTCTGCAGACTATTTACCAGGTGTTTTCACTTTAGGgtatcaattgaatttcttATTGAATCAATGTCATCCCGATTTTAAAAGACAAGTTACTTTAGTGTTGATGGTAACAAAATCAGtatatgaaaatgatttatcGCAATATACAAGAGACATTTTGGATTCCCTATATACACAAATCATAAAGATTGATCCTTTAAAATTCCAAGATTATGCAATGGTTAAGAATGCCCAGAATTTAAACCTAATTAATAGACCAGAATTATCATATGCTTTAATCAAgattaaaatttggaatttgaTCCAATTCGATAGTGTTATTTATATGGATGCTGATACTTTGCCCTTAACCGCCGactttttttccattttcaatttcactCAAAACCAAAATGAATGGGAAATTGCTGCTTCTCCAGATATTGGCTGGCCTGATATGTTCAACTCCGGTATATTTGCATTAAaaccaaatttaaaagtttcTCAAGAGTTATCCATCTTTGCATTCCATAATACATCTATTGATGGTGCTGATCAAGGTATCTTAaatcaattctttaatCCAATTTGCAAGTCATCAAAAGGCAACTCTAATCCTCAAACTAATTGGATTAATATACCTTTCTTATATAATATGACCATTCCAAATTCAGGCTATCAATATACACCtgctttaaattatttcgaaaatgatattaaattggTTCATTTCATTGGTAGTAACAAGCCTTGGAAAAACTGGTCTCCTCAATCAAATTcgaatgataataaattcatcaaGACTTGGaatgatatttattatgatttccaattatcaaaaggtttaatcaaaaatttacaaaatttaaacattCAAACTTATATATCTCCAAATGATATTCCTGCTACAGAGATCTTTAATccaaatatcaattatacTGAACAATTTGAGTCTGTATCATCTTCTATGGTTCCACAACAAACTACACTAccttctaataataatagtgaTATCTtccaacaacaacagcaaccTCAACCATCACAGAACAATTATCCTACTAAGCCAGTCATAGAAATCAAGATCGAAACTCCAATGACTTCAGTACCGGAAATTACTGACGAGGAAAtagaaagaaataattatggTGATTCATTATATTCCTTTGTTAAATCTGTGtatcaagaaaataattacaaTCCAGATGCCTCTGTAAAGAGATATTGGGgtcaagaaaataatactttGGCAAATCCAAAACTATCATTATTCTCATCACACCCATTTGATTCTTCTTGGAAAGCTCCATTAGAGAACCATCATATCGAAGAAGAACAACTACAACCACAACCACAGCATAATAAACCATCTAATAGTAATGTTCCATACGGTGTTCTACCAACTCCTAATGAATTAGCTTCTGCATTAGATCATGAACAATTGAATGAAGTGTCAAAGAGACATATCTTTTCATGGGAAACCACTGATTACTTGTCAAATGTGGAAAGATATTTCCCtgattcaaatgattttaCTGAAACTCAAGATCAATATTCTCCCCAGCTTCAAAAGAAGGAACCAAGACCTTGGGAGCCAAAGTCGATTGATAAACCAACCAGAGTATTCCCTGGTGATGAAAAGTTTATTAATCCAGAGAAGATTCCAAACGAAATGATTAAGTCTAACGCAAATTTAGAAGCACAAAACTTGAGAAAAGATTCTATTGCCGGCTTTAGAGAAAGTGCTCCACCTCCACATTTACTTGGAGAAAAAGCGAATGacaaagaagaagaagaagaagataattCACATTTCGAAGAAACTGTTTCAGCTCCAAAGAATGTATTTTATCCACATGGCAATCCAAAGAACAAGAAAACTCCAaaaaagggaaaaaaaGTAGTAATAGTTGAGAATAAACTTCAAGATGATAATTCTGTAATTTCATCTCTTCCTTTGAAGCATCATTCTCATACTCGTCAACTTTCATCTAGATTACCATTAAAGAAGAAGCATAGTATAAAAGAATCATCTAGTGCCTTATCTAGATCATTAGAAAGGCAAGCCCAAGAAACTtctaaaaaacaaatacaaGAGCCTACTTCCAAAAAGCAAGTTCATGAACATTCTTCCAAAAAACAAAGCCCCTCCCCATCATCGAAACCAAATAAAGAGTCATCTCCACCATCAACCAAAGAATTGCCTCACCCCCATCACCACCATAATCATCACCATGGCAACCACTCTAAACATCACAAACCTCAAAAAGCACATATAGATAAGAATGATAAAGAGAATATTTCTGCAATTCCTAGTAAAAAGACTAGTAATGATGATATCGAAGAGAAAAAACCTGAAGTCAGCCATAATGATTCACCAGTACAAAACTCAAAGCATAAACATCACCATAACCATAAATATACAAAGGCATCTGAAAAACCTCATGATCACGCAAAAGATCACGCTGATGGTTTGACCAAGGAAGCAgtagatgataatgataaacaCAAGAATGAGCACcataaaacaaaacatCATCACAAGCATGGTAAGAGGCATGGTAAGCAACACTCTGTTGAGAACGAAAAGAAGCAAGCTGTAAATACACatacaagaaaaaaatctatAATTCTAGAACGTGTTGATAAACAATTGCACACACCTATTCCAAGTAAGAAATGcttaaatgaattagatCTAAACCAATGGGACGATAATAGAATCCATAAGACTTCTTCTAAAGTGGATGCCAAGAAAGAGCGCATCCCAACAGTAGTTGGTTTTGAGAACACTGAATATTTATCCAAAGTAACAAGAGTTTTCCCTGATTCTGAtgattaa
- the TBLA0D05750 gene encoding uncharacterized protein (similar to Saccharomyces cerevisiae TIF2 (YJL138C) and TIF1 (YKR059W); ancestral locus Anc_1.211) — MSDGITTQVEESQIETNYDKVVYTFDDMKLKKELLRGVFAYGFEEPSAIQQRAILPIVEGNDVLAQAQSGTGKTGTFSIAALQRINPEIKAPQALILAPTRELALQIQKVVISLALYLDIKVHACIGGTSFVEDTEGLRDAQIVVGTPGRVFDNIQRHRLRTDKIKMFISDEADEMLSSGFKEQIYQIFTMMPPTTQVVLLSATMPRDVLEVTTKFMRDPVRILVKKDELTLEGIKQFYINVEEEDYKYDVLTDLYDSISVTQAVIFCNTRRKVEELTKKLTEADFTVSAIYSDLPQQERETIMKEFRSGSSRILISTDLLARGIDVQQVSLVINYDLPTNKENYIHRIGRGGRFGRKGVAINFVTNVDVGAMRELETFYSTQIEEMPNNIGDLLANNKDD, encoded by the coding sequence ATGTCTGACGGTATTACCACTCAAGTTGAAGAATCCCAAATTGAAACCAATTATGACAAGGTTGTCTACACCTTCGATGatatgaaattgaagaaggAATTGTTAAGAGGTGTCTTTGCCTATGGTTTTGAAGAACCATCTGCTATTCAACAAAGAGCTATTTTACCAATTGTTGAAGGTAACGATGTCTTGGCTCAAGCTCAATCTGGTACTGGTAAGACTGGTACTTTCTCTATTGCTGCTTTGCAAAGAATTAACCCAGAAATCAAGGCTCCACAAGCTTTGATTTTGGCCCCAACCAGAGAATTGGCTTTGCAAATTCAAAAGGTTGTTATTTCTTTGGCCTTATACTTGGATATTAAAGTTCATGCTTGTATTGGTGGTACTTCTTTCGTTGAAGATACCGAAGGTTTAAGAGATGCTCAAATCGTTGTTGGTACTCCAGGTCGTGTTTTTGACAACATTCAAAGACACAGATTAAGAACTGACAAGATTAAAATGTTTATCTCTGATGAAGCCGATGAAATGTTGTCCTCTGGTTTCAAGGAAcaaatttaccaaattttCACCATGATGCCTCCAACTACTCAAGTCGTCTTATTATCTGCTACTATGCCAAGAGATGTCTTAGAAGTTACCACTAAGTTCATGAGAGACCCAGTCAGAATTTTAGTTAAGAAGGATGAATTAACCTTGGAAGGTATTAAACAATTCTACATTAAcgttgaagaagaagattaCAAATACGATGTCTTGACCGATTTATACGATTCTATCTCTGTTACTCAAGCTGTTATCTTCTGTAACACCAGACGTAAGGTTGAAGAATTGactaaaaaattaacagaAGCTGATTTCACCGTCTCTGCTATCTACTCCGATTTACCACAACAAGAAAGAGAAACCATTATGAAGGAATTCAGATCCGGTTCTTCCAGAATTTTGATCTCTACTGATTTATTAGCCAGAGGTATCGATGTTCAACAAGTTTCTTTGGTTATTAACTACGATTTACCAACTAACAAAGAAAACTATATTCACAGAATTGGTAGAGGTGGTCGTTTCGGTAGAAAGGGTGTTGCTATCAACTTCGTTACCAACGTTGATGTCGGTGCTATGAGAGAATTAGAAACTTTCTACTCTACTCAAATCGAAGAAATGCCAAACAACATTGGTGACTTATTGGCTAACAACAAGGATGATTAG
- the TBLA0D05760 gene encoding glycosyltransferase family 15 protein (similar to Saccharomyces cerevisiae YUR1 (YJL139C) and KTR2 (YKR061W); ancestral locus Anc_1.209) produces MLVRNFELPGALSSMRSLEDRFNKDYNYDWTFLNDVPFTEEFMEATTAMASGKTQYGLIPSSDWDRPNWINETLFNIRLQLMEEKKVLYGGSKSYRNMCRFNSGYFFRQELLERYDYYFRVEPDVQYHCDFPYDPFRVMREGKKKYGFVIAVHEYEDTIPTLWDTVEDYIDVKGEEDQIDMDRNAYNFLTDISVMGSIMPVIDANSDYNLCHFWSNFEIGDLNFFRSDRYLSFFEYLDSKGGFYYERWGDAPVHTIGASLLLDRDEIIHFDEIAYTHAPFMTCPMSYFMRLDQRCQCDYRSDRNVDIKYHSCLMRWWKNGAGKSFLKPI; encoded by the coding sequence ATGTTAGttagaaattttgaattaccAGGCGCATTAAGTTCTATGAGATCATTAGAAGATCgttttaataaagattatAATTATGATTGGACTTTTTTAAACGATGTACCATTCACGGAAGAATTCATGGAAGCTACCACTGCTATGGCAAGTGGGAAGACCCAATATGGCTTAATCCCTTCGAGTGATTGGGATAGGCCTAATTGGATAAATGAAACATTGTTCAACATTCGATTACAACTTATGGAAGAGAAAAAAGTGTTATATGGAGGATCCAAATCATATAGAAATATGTGTCGATTTAATAGtggatatttttttagacAAGAACTGTTAGAGCGATATGATTACTATTTCCGTGTGGAACCTGATGTTCAATATCATTGTGATTTCCCCTATGATCCTTTCAGAGTAATGAGAgaaggtaaaaaaaaatatggatTTGTCATTGCAGTTCATGAATATGAAGATACTATCCCCACGTTATGGGACACTGTAGAGGATTACATTGATGTTAAGGGGGAAGAGGACCAAATAGACATGGATCGAAATGCTTATAATTTTCTAACCGATATATCTGTAATGGGATCAATAATGCCAGTGATTGATGCCAACTCCGATTATAATTTATGCCATTTTTGGtctaattttgaaattggcgatttaaatttctttcGAAGTGATAGATATCTAAGTTTTTTCGAATATTTAGACTCCAAAGGTGGATTCTATTATGAAAGATGGGGGGATGCACCGGTCCATACTATTGGTGCATCGCTATTGTTAGATCGGGATGAAATCATTCATTTCGATGAAATAGCGTACACACATGCTCCATTCATGACATGCCCAATGTCCTATTTTATGAGATTGGATCAACGCTGTCAATGCGATTATAGAAGCGATAGAAATGTTGATATTAAATACCACAGTTGCCTAATGCGTTGGTGGAAGAATGGTGCAGGCAAATCGTTCCTCAAGCCTATTTAA